A window of the Parambassis ranga chromosome 17, fParRan2.1, whole genome shotgun sequence genome harbors these coding sequences:
- the LOC114450462 gene encoding amyloid beta A4 precursor protein-binding family B member 1-interacting protein-like isoform X3 yields MAETEEMEDIDAMFSHLLGEMDHLSQSLTAAANTPEVPPSLQEESSFSIGFTDLNESLNELEDHDLDALVADLGCKSSQPELSTPPQSSSLPDDRTPPPPAMTLAESPPSSNTAESSQSKPQTKAEKIKLALEKLKEAKVRKLIVKVLMGDGSSKTLMVNERQTVRQVLDKLLEKTHCDSSIDWSVCETNPELQIERGFEDHEYLVELLCAWTRHSENKIYFVLRPQKYVMFTDPQLFYMWKKSKTVLSGVNQQAKELLIKEHFGGALIVPDLEGTLYLKEDGKKVWKSRYFVLRASGIYYVPKGKTKHPCIQKESHYIKFLCCDNEHTLLLWVNSIRIAKYGAVLYKNYQEAVKRASTLQGVDSALHTDQYNGLTTQVSPQTNPNPPKTTNVEEYPHEPPPDFIPPPPPGHI; encoded by the exons atgGCAGAGACAGAAGAG ATGGAAGACATAGACGCCATGTTCAGCCACCTGCTCGGAGAGATGGACCATCTCTCTCAG AGTCTAACAGCGGCAGCCAACACTCCAGAGGTGCCTCCTTCCctgcaggaagagagcagcttCTCCATCGGCTTCACAGACCTGAACG AGTCTCTTAACGAGCTGGAGGACCATGACCTGGATGCTCTGGTGGCTGACCTGGGATGCAAGTCATCCCAGCCAGAACTCTCCACtcctccacagagcagcagccttcCAGATGATCGGACCCCCCCACCACCTGCCATGACTCTGGCTGAAAGTCCTCCATCATCAAACACTGCTGAATCATCCCAG AGCAAACCTCAGACTAAAGCAGAAAAGATCAAACTGGCTCTGGAGAAGCTGAAAGAAGCCAAAGTGAGGAAG TTGATAGTGAAGGTGCTGATGGGTGATGGCAGCTCCAAGACTCTGATGGTGAATGAGAGGCAGACGGTCCGACAGGTTTTGGACAAGCTGCTTgagaagacacactgtgacagcagcatcgACTGGAGCGTGTGTGAGACCAACCCTGAGCTGCAGATCG agAGAGGCTTTGAGGACCATGAGTATTtagtggagctgctgtgtgcctgGACTCgtcacagtgaaaacaaaatctATTTCGTGTTAAGGCCCCAGAAGTATGTGATGTTCACAGACCCTCAG CTGTTTTACATGTGGAAAAAGAGCAAAACTGTTTTGAGTGGGGTTAACCAACAGGCCAAAGAACTCCTCATCAAG GAACATTTTGGAGGGGCTCTGATAGTTCCTGATCTTGAAGGCACGCTGTACCTAAAAGAAGACGGGAAGAAGGTTTGGAAGTCTCGCTACTTTGTTCTCAGGGCCTCTGGAATCTACTATGTAcccaaaggaaaaacaaag CATCCCTGCATCCAGAAGGAGTCTCACTACATCAAGTTCCTGTGCTGTGACAATGAACACACGCTGCTGCTTTGGGTCAACTCCATCAGAATAGCCAAG TATGGCGCTGTCCTTTATAAAAACTACCAGGAGGCGGTGAAGAGGGCATCCACTCTGCAAGGTGTTGACTCTGCTCTACACACAG ACCAATACAATGGACTCACCACTCAGGTCAGTCCACAAACAAATCCAAATCCACCCAAAACCACAAATGTTGAAGAATACCCACATGAGCCACCACCTGacttcatccctcctcctcctcctggacaCATCTGA
- the LOC114450462 gene encoding amyloid beta A4 precursor protein-binding family B member 1-interacting protein-like isoform X2: MAETEEMEDIDAMFSHLLGEMDHLSQSLTAAANTPEVPPSLQEESSFSIGFTDLNESLNELEDHDLDALVADLGCKSSQPELSTPPQSSSLPDDRTPPPPAMTLAESPPSSNTAESSQTKAEKIKLALEKLKEAKVRKLIVKVLMGDGSSKTLMVNERQTVRQVLDKLLEKTHCDSSIDWSVCETNPELQIERGFEDHEYLVELLCAWTRHSENKIYFVLRPQKYVMFTDPQLFYMWKKSKTVLSGVNQQAKELLIKEHFGGALIVPDLEGTLYLKEDGKKVWKSRYFVLRASGIYYVPKGKTKSCSDLACFVHFEKVNIYTTSNYKEKYRAPTNFCFILKHPCIQKESHYIKFLCCDNEHTLLLWVNSIRIAKYGAVLYKNYQEAVKRASTLQGVDSALHTDQYNGLTTQVSPQTNPNPPKTTNVEEYPHEPPPDFIPPPPPGHI, encoded by the exons atgGCAGAGACAGAAGAG ATGGAAGACATAGACGCCATGTTCAGCCACCTGCTCGGAGAGATGGACCATCTCTCTCAG AGTCTAACAGCGGCAGCCAACACTCCAGAGGTGCCTCCTTCCctgcaggaagagagcagcttCTCCATCGGCTTCACAGACCTGAACG AGTCTCTTAACGAGCTGGAGGACCATGACCTGGATGCTCTGGTGGCTGACCTGGGATGCAAGTCATCCCAGCCAGAACTCTCCACtcctccacagagcagcagccttcCAGATGATCGGACCCCCCCACCACCTGCCATGACTCTGGCTGAAAGTCCTCCATCATCAAACACTGCTGAATCATCCCAG ACTAAAGCAGAAAAGATCAAACTGGCTCTGGAGAAGCTGAAAGAAGCCAAAGTGAGGAAG TTGATAGTGAAGGTGCTGATGGGTGATGGCAGCTCCAAGACTCTGATGGTGAATGAGAGGCAGACGGTCCGACAGGTTTTGGACAAGCTGCTTgagaagacacactgtgacagcagcatcgACTGGAGCGTGTGTGAGACCAACCCTGAGCTGCAGATCG agAGAGGCTTTGAGGACCATGAGTATTtagtggagctgctgtgtgcctgGACTCgtcacagtgaaaacaaaatctATTTCGTGTTAAGGCCCCAGAAGTATGTGATGTTCACAGACCCTCAG CTGTTTTACATGTGGAAAAAGAGCAAAACTGTTTTGAGTGGGGTTAACCAACAGGCCAAAGAACTCCTCATCAAG GAACATTTTGGAGGGGCTCTGATAGTTCCTGATCTTGAAGGCACGCTGTACCTAAAAGAAGACGGGAAGAAGGTTTGGAAGTCTCGCTACTTTGTTCTCAGGGCCTCTGGAATCTACTATGTAcccaaaggaaaaacaaag TCTTGCAGTGACCTCGCCTGCTTTGTGCACTTTGAAAAAGTCAACATCTACACTACCAGCAACTACAAAGAGAAATACAGAGCTCCCACCAACTTCTGCTTCATACTGAAG CATCCCTGCATCCAGAAGGAGTCTCACTACATCAAGTTCCTGTGCTGTGACAATGAACACACGCTGCTGCTTTGGGTCAACTCCATCAGAATAGCCAAG TATGGCGCTGTCCTTTATAAAAACTACCAGGAGGCGGTGAAGAGGGCATCCACTCTGCAAGGTGTTGACTCTGCTCTACACACAG ACCAATACAATGGACTCACCACTCAGGTCAGTCCACAAACAAATCCAAATCCACCCAAAACCACAAATGTTGAAGAATACCCACATGAGCCACCACCTGacttcatccctcctcctcctcctggacaCATCTGA
- the LOC114450462 gene encoding amyloid beta A4 precursor protein-binding family B member 1-interacting protein-like isoform X1, with protein sequence MAETEEMEDIDAMFSHLLGEMDHLSQSLTAAANTPEVPPSLQEESSFSIGFTDLNESLNELEDHDLDALVADLGCKSSQPELSTPPQSSSLPDDRTPPPPAMTLAESPPSSNTAESSQSKPQTKAEKIKLALEKLKEAKVRKLIVKVLMGDGSSKTLMVNERQTVRQVLDKLLEKTHCDSSIDWSVCETNPELQIERGFEDHEYLVELLCAWTRHSENKIYFVLRPQKYVMFTDPQLFYMWKKSKTVLSGVNQQAKELLIKEHFGGALIVPDLEGTLYLKEDGKKVWKSRYFVLRASGIYYVPKGKTKSCSDLACFVHFEKVNIYTTSNYKEKYRAPTNFCFILKHPCIQKESHYIKFLCCDNEHTLLLWVNSIRIAKYGAVLYKNYQEAVKRASTLQGVDSALHTDQYNGLTTQVSPQTNPNPPKTTNVEEYPHEPPPDFIPPPPPGHI encoded by the exons atgGCAGAGACAGAAGAG ATGGAAGACATAGACGCCATGTTCAGCCACCTGCTCGGAGAGATGGACCATCTCTCTCAG AGTCTAACAGCGGCAGCCAACACTCCAGAGGTGCCTCCTTCCctgcaggaagagagcagcttCTCCATCGGCTTCACAGACCTGAACG AGTCTCTTAACGAGCTGGAGGACCATGACCTGGATGCTCTGGTGGCTGACCTGGGATGCAAGTCATCCCAGCCAGAACTCTCCACtcctccacagagcagcagccttcCAGATGATCGGACCCCCCCACCACCTGCCATGACTCTGGCTGAAAGTCCTCCATCATCAAACACTGCTGAATCATCCCAG AGCAAACCTCAGACTAAAGCAGAAAAGATCAAACTGGCTCTGGAGAAGCTGAAAGAAGCCAAAGTGAGGAAG TTGATAGTGAAGGTGCTGATGGGTGATGGCAGCTCCAAGACTCTGATGGTGAATGAGAGGCAGACGGTCCGACAGGTTTTGGACAAGCTGCTTgagaagacacactgtgacagcagcatcgACTGGAGCGTGTGTGAGACCAACCCTGAGCTGCAGATCG agAGAGGCTTTGAGGACCATGAGTATTtagtggagctgctgtgtgcctgGACTCgtcacagtgaaaacaaaatctATTTCGTGTTAAGGCCCCAGAAGTATGTGATGTTCACAGACCCTCAG CTGTTTTACATGTGGAAAAAGAGCAAAACTGTTTTGAGTGGGGTTAACCAACAGGCCAAAGAACTCCTCATCAAG GAACATTTTGGAGGGGCTCTGATAGTTCCTGATCTTGAAGGCACGCTGTACCTAAAAGAAGACGGGAAGAAGGTTTGGAAGTCTCGCTACTTTGTTCTCAGGGCCTCTGGAATCTACTATGTAcccaaaggaaaaacaaag TCTTGCAGTGACCTCGCCTGCTTTGTGCACTTTGAAAAAGTCAACATCTACACTACCAGCAACTACAAAGAGAAATACAGAGCTCCCACCAACTTCTGCTTCATACTGAAG CATCCCTGCATCCAGAAGGAGTCTCACTACATCAAGTTCCTGTGCTGTGACAATGAACACACGCTGCTGCTTTGGGTCAACTCCATCAGAATAGCCAAG TATGGCGCTGTCCTTTATAAAAACTACCAGGAGGCGGTGAAGAGGGCATCCACTCTGCAAGGTGTTGACTCTGCTCTACACACAG ACCAATACAATGGACTCACCACTCAGGTCAGTCCACAAACAAATCCAAATCCACCCAAAACCACAAATGTTGAAGAATACCCACATGAGCCACCACCTGacttcatccctcctcctcctcctggacaCATCTGA